The following coding sequences are from one Bradyrhizobium sp. WSM471 window:
- a CDS encoding alpha-D-ribose 1-methylphosphonate 5-triphosphate diphosphatase, producing MTDIFLEGGRTLIGSELVETSLALSGQDITEVDASRGRARLAIDARELLVLPGIVDLHGDAFERQMMPRAGVDFPIDVALADSDRQAISNGITTVFHATTCSWEPGLRSADNARGLMEAIERQRPQFAADTRFHLRHETYNLDAETEISQWLSEGRVDLFAFNDHMDGTVGDMAKPRKRNRMVERTGLSGDDFDRLVEHVLSRASEVPASVSRLAAAARAAGVRMLSHDDATPSMRQGFRAMGVAIAEFPINEETARAAASHGDAIVYGAPNVVRGGSHTGWTKASDMIAKGLCSVLASDYYYPAQLLAAFRLAADGVLPLTEAWNLVSAAPARATGLADRGVLAEGRRADILLVDDSVPLRPRLIAVISGGKLVHLTDATRLLGMAATPREAVVAA from the coding sequence GTGACAGACATTTTCCTTGAGGGCGGCCGGACCCTGATCGGCTCCGAGCTGGTCGAAACCTCTCTTGCCCTGTCCGGCCAGGACATCACCGAGGTCGATGCGTCGCGCGGCCGGGCGCGGCTTGCGATCGACGCGCGCGAGCTGCTGGTGCTGCCTGGCATCGTCGATCTGCATGGCGATGCCTTCGAGCGACAGATGATGCCGCGCGCCGGGGTCGACTTCCCGATCGACGTGGCGCTCGCTGACAGCGACCGTCAGGCGATCAGCAACGGCATCACTACGGTGTTTCACGCTACGACCTGTTCGTGGGAGCCTGGCCTGCGTAGCGCCGACAATGCGCGCGGCCTGATGGAGGCGATCGAACGGCAGCGTCCGCAATTCGCCGCCGACACCCGCTTTCACCTGCGCCACGAGACCTACAATCTCGACGCCGAAACCGAGATCAGCCAATGGCTCAGCGAGGGCCGCGTCGACCTGTTCGCCTTCAACGACCACATGGACGGAACGGTGGGGGACATGGCCAAGCCCCGCAAGCGCAACCGCATGGTGGAGCGTACCGGCCTGTCGGGCGATGATTTCGACCGGCTGGTTGAACACGTGCTTTCGCGCGCCAGCGAGGTCCCGGCTTCCGTGTCACGGCTGGCGGCGGCGGCCCGCGCCGCCGGGGTGCGGATGCTCTCGCATGACGATGCGACGCCTTCGATGCGTCAGGGCTTTCGCGCCATGGGCGTGGCGATCGCGGAGTTTCCGATTAACGAGGAGACGGCGCGGGCGGCGGCAAGCCATGGTGACGCCATCGTTTACGGCGCGCCGAATGTCGTGCGCGGCGGCAGCCACACCGGCTGGACAAAGGCATCCGACATGATCGCCAAAGGGCTCTGCTCGGTGCTGGCCTCGGACTACTACTATCCCGCGCAGCTGCTCGCTGCGTTCCGCCTCGCCGCCGATGGCGTGCTGCCGCTGACCGAGGCCTGGAACCTGGTCTCCGCCGCGCCCGCGCGCGCGACCGGTCTTGCAGATCGCGGCGTGCTCGCGGAAGGCCGACGCGCGGACATTCTGCTGGTCGACGACAGCGTGCCGCTGCGGCCGCGGTTGATCGCCGTGATATCAGGCGGCAAGCTCGTACATCTCACCGACGCGACACGGTTGCTTGGCATGGCAGCTACCCCGCGCGAAGCTGTCGTCGCGGCATAA
- a CDS encoding dihydrodipicolinate synthase family protein, with amino-acid sequence MPVTPQHKAQRPYRGVFPVAPTIFDERGELDLDGQRRCIDFMIDAGSNGLCILANFSEQFVLTDAERETVMHAVLEHVAGRVPVIVTTTHFSSAVCAARSQQAEAAGAAMVMVMPPYHGATFRVPEKGVVEFFKVLSGAINIPIMIQDAPVAGTPLSVELLARLARDFSNIRYFKIEVPGAAAKLRSLIEAGGSDIEGPWDGEEAITLLADLDAGATGAMTGGGYPDGIRQIVDPYFAGKREEAKAAYERWLPLINYENRQCGLIACKAMMQAGAVIKSDTVRHPLQPLHPATRAGLLELAKERDALALRWGK; translated from the coding sequence ATGCCGGTCACGCCTCAACACAAGGCCCAGCGCCCCTATCGCGGCGTGTTCCCGGTCGCACCCACCATCTTCGACGAGCGCGGCGAGCTCGACCTCGACGGCCAGCGCCGCTGTATCGATTTCATGATCGATGCCGGCTCGAACGGTCTGTGCATTCTCGCCAATTTCTCTGAGCAGTTCGTGCTCACCGATGCCGAGCGCGAGACCGTGATGCATGCGGTGCTGGAGCATGTCGCGGGCCGGGTTCCCGTGATCGTCACGACCACGCATTTCAGCTCGGCCGTCTGCGCCGCGCGGAGCCAGCAGGCAGAGGCGGCCGGTGCCGCCATGGTCATGGTCATGCCGCCCTATCACGGCGCTACCTTCCGCGTGCCCGAGAAAGGCGTCGTCGAATTCTTCAAGGTGCTGTCGGGCGCGATCAATATTCCGATCATGATCCAGGATGCGCCTGTCGCCGGCACGCCGCTATCGGTCGAGCTGCTCGCGCGGCTGGCGCGCGACTTCTCCAACATCCGCTATTTCAAGATCGAGGTGCCGGGCGCGGCTGCAAAGCTGCGTAGCCTGATCGAGGCCGGCGGCAGCGATATCGAGGGTCCCTGGGACGGCGAAGAGGCGATCACACTGCTCGCCGATCTCGATGCCGGCGCCACCGGCGCGATGACCGGCGGCGGCTATCCCGACGGCATCCGCCAGATCGTCGATCCCTATTTCGCCGGCAAGCGTGAAGAGGCCAAAGCCGCCTACGAACGCTGGCTGCCACTGATCAACTACGAAAATCGCCAGTGCGGCCTGATCGCCTGCAAGGCGATGATGCAGGCCGGCGCCGTGATCAAGTCGGACACGGTGCGGCATCCGCTCCAGCCGCTGCACCCGGCGACTCGGGCAGGGCTGCTGGAGCTCGCGAAAGAACGGGATGCGCTGGCTTTGCGGTGGGGGAAGTAA
- a CDS encoding tannase/feruloyl esterase family alpha/beta hydrolase, giving the protein MAQVRAKLCVLLVGAVAALGASSASAATLAEDADTVCKGLVGGIDAVKIDSATLLAPSQLAVAERGPTPSGRVTPANPGFCKLLGHIDPTDAKAPPIKFQVNLPVEWNGRSLQYGGGGFNGVLITGLALPPAYPFDKPSPLARGFVTYGTDSGHESKPGEPPQLFALNDEAFENFAHRAYKKVRDAAVALMQRAYGKRPEKMYFMGSSEGGREGLTMAQRYPDDFDGIFARVPVINWVGLQHAGTRSGLVTMGDGWINPAQVKLVGDAVRAACDKADGSDDALVQDPVSCKAAFKPETLRCASGKTGDQCLTDAQIKAIDTLHATYKFPFPLANGLDDYPGWGVSGEDTPAVGPTGGWVAWWLGTAPPAQPPAPNNGIAWIYGAGGIQYVFARDPKLDVTTYKPEQHKARLLEVSSLMDSTNPDLSRFRARGGRLIMLEHMADYAQSPYAGIRYFESVERKLGKAETAEFARLYTAPGVDHVGSGAPANVDMLSALVDWVEKGKAPGDLEVTEQKVEAPSFATLRALPLCRWPAWPHYKSGPVTEASSFTCSP; this is encoded by the coding sequence ATGGCGCAAGTGCGTGCGAAGCTGTGTGTATTGCTGGTGGGCGCAGTGGCTGCGCTGGGCGCGAGCTCCGCCTCGGCGGCGACGCTGGCCGAGGATGCGGACACCGTCTGCAAGGGCCTCGTTGGCGGCATTGACGCCGTAAAGATCGATTCGGCGACGTTGCTGGCGCCCTCGCAACTGGCCGTCGCCGAACGCGGCCCGACACCTTCGGGGCGCGTCACGCCCGCCAATCCCGGCTTCTGCAAGCTGCTCGGCCATATCGATCCCACCGATGCCAAGGCGCCGCCGATCAAGTTTCAGGTCAATTTGCCCGTCGAATGGAACGGCCGCTCGCTGCAATATGGCGGCGGCGGATTCAACGGCGTGCTGATCACGGGCCTGGCGCTGCCGCCGGCCTATCCCTTCGACAAGCCGTCGCCGCTCGCGCGCGGCTTCGTCACCTACGGCACCGATTCCGGTCATGAGTCCAAGCCGGGCGAGCCGCCGCAACTGTTCGCGCTCAACGACGAAGCCTTCGAGAATTTCGCCCATCGCGCCTACAAGAAAGTGCGCGATGCCGCCGTCGCGCTGATGCAGCGCGCCTACGGCAAGAGACCTGAGAAGATGTACTTCATGGGATCGTCCGAAGGCGGCCGCGAAGGCCTCACCATGGCGCAGCGCTACCCCGATGATTTCGACGGCATCTTTGCCCGCGTGCCCGTCATCAACTGGGTCGGCTTGCAGCATGCCGGCACGCGTTCCGGGCTCGTGACCATGGGTGACGGCTGGATCAATCCGGCGCAGGTGAAGCTCGTGGGCGATGCCGTGCGGGCCGCTTGCGATAAGGCCGACGGCTCCGATGACGCGCTGGTGCAAGATCCCGTGTCCTGCAAGGCGGCGTTCAAGCCGGAGACGCTGCGTTGCGCGAGCGGCAAGACGGGCGATCAGTGCCTCACCGACGCGCAGATCAAGGCGATCGACACCCTGCATGCGACCTACAAATTCCCGTTCCCGCTTGCCAACGGCCTCGATGATTATCCGGGCTGGGGCGTGTCGGGCGAGGACACGCCGGCGGTCGGCCCGACCGGCGGCTGGGTCGCGTGGTGGCTCGGCACGGCGCCTCCCGCGCAGCCGCCCGCGCCCAATAACGGCATCGCCTGGATCTACGGCGCCGGCGGCATCCAATACGTGTTCGCGCGCGATCCCAAGCTCGACGTGACGACGTATAAGCCCGAACAGCACAAGGCGCGGCTGCTCGAGGTCTCCAGCTTGATGGATTCCACCAACCCCGACCTCAGCCGCTTCCGCGCCCGCGGCGGCAGGCTGATCATGCTCGAACACATGGCCGACTATGCGCAGAGCCCCTATGCCGGCATCCGCTATTTCGAGAGCGTCGAACGCAAGCTCGGCAAGGCCGAGACGGCCGAGTTCGCGCGGCTCTACACCGCGCCCGGGGTCGACCATGTCGGCTCCGGCGCGCCGGCCAATGTCGACATGCTGAGCGCGCTGGTCGACTGGGTCGAAAAGGGCAAGGCGCCCGGCGACCTGGAAGTTACCGAGCAGAAGGTCGAGGCGCCGTCGTTTGCGACCCTTCGCGCGCTGCCGCTGTGCCGCTGGCCGGCCTGGCCGCACTACAAGAGCGGTCCGGTGACGGAAGCGTCGAGCTTTACCTGTTCGCCGTAA
- a CDS encoding IS110 family transposase, with amino-acid sequence MSQIIRIGMDTSKYIFQLHGVDASEQVVLRKRLGRKGMLEFFAKLPPTVVVIEACGAAHVLARELGKLGHTAKLIAPQLVKPYVARNKNDGRDAEGLCEAASRPRMRYVPVKTAEQQAALMLLGIREQLVVRRTQLSNMIRGYAAEFGLIEAKGLDKLVSFLAAIEHDERVPTLARELFATLARQYDQVQVELKAVEAKLLAWHRANALSRRLAQIPGIGPVTAAALVMKAPDPHAFRSGRLFAAWLGLTPKDHSTAGKTRLGKITRAGDETLRQLLVLGATSVVKIAKSKARGPSWLIELLKRKTPKLAAVALANKMARIAWKLMTTGEQYDRARLGAQNEAQTAAAV; translated from the coding sequence GTGAGCCAGATTATCCGCATTGGGATGGATACGTCGAAGTATATCTTTCAACTGCATGGGGTGGATGCCTCGGAGCAGGTCGTGCTGCGCAAACGGCTTGGCCGCAAGGGGATGCTGGAGTTCTTTGCCAAGCTGCCGCCGACGGTGGTGGTGATCGAGGCGTGTGGGGCGGCTCACGTCCTGGCGCGAGAGCTAGGTAAGCTGGGACACACAGCCAAGCTGATCGCTCCGCAGCTGGTGAAACCCTACGTGGCGCGCAATAAGAACGATGGGCGCGATGCAGAGGGGCTGTGCGAGGCGGCGAGCCGGCCGCGGATGCGCTATGTGCCGGTGAAAACCGCCGAGCAACAGGCCGCGCTGATGCTGCTGGGCATCCGCGAACAACTGGTCGTGCGACGCACTCAACTTTCCAACATGATCCGCGGCTATGCGGCGGAGTTCGGTCTGATCGAGGCCAAGGGGCTGGACAAGCTGGTCTCGTTCCTGGCCGCAATCGAGCACGATGAAAGGGTGCCGACGCTGGCCCGCGAACTGTTTGCGACGCTTGCCCGCCAATATGATCAGGTGCAGGTCGAGCTGAAGGCAGTGGAGGCGAAGCTTCTCGCCTGGCACCGTGCCAATGCCTTGAGCCGTCGTTTGGCTCAGATCCCGGGGATCGGTCCGGTCACCGCCGCAGCACTGGTGATGAAGGCACCCGATCCTCACGCCTTCCGCTCGGGACGGCTGTTTGCCGCCTGGCTCGGCCTGACCCCAAAGGACCATTCCACCGCGGGAAAGACCAGGCTCGGCAAGATAACCCGTGCAGGCGATGAGACCTTGCGTCAGCTGCTGGTGCTTGGGGCAACTTCGGTGGTCAAGATCGCCAAATCGAAAGCTCGTGGGCCGAGCTGGCTGATCGAGCTTTTGAAGCGCAAAACACCGAAGCTGGCGGCGGTGGCGCTGGCCAACAAGATGGCCCGCATCGCCTGGAAGCTGATGACGACGGGAGAGCAATACGATCGCGCGCGGCTAGGGGCGCAAAACGAGGCCCAAACGGCCGCTGCCGTGTGA
- a CDS encoding acetyltransferase, whose product MAAKALSVQPTADPSAKLHDARLGAYTEVGARTILHEVTMGDYSYVVNDAQITYTTIGKFCSIAAMTRINPGNHPMHRATQAHFTYRSSAYFEGESDDTEFFDWRRQHHVHIGHDVWIGHGAVVLPGRNIGTGAVVAAGAIVTKDVPAYTIVAGNPARIVRRRFSEDIAGRLASLAWWDWDHDKLRAALPDFRKLGIEDFLATYEARGRSLNNSLGSKSSAVA is encoded by the coding sequence ATGGCCGCCAAAGCTCTTTCGGTCCAGCCGACTGCCGATCCCTCGGCGAAGCTGCACGACGCCAGGCTTGGGGCCTATACCGAGGTCGGCGCGCGCACGATCCTGCACGAAGTGACGATGGGCGATTACTCCTACGTCGTGAACGACGCCCAGATCACCTACACCACCATCGGAAAATTCTGCTCGATCGCGGCGATGACGCGGATCAATCCGGGCAATCACCCGATGCATCGCGCCACGCAGGCGCACTTCACCTATCGTTCGAGCGCCTATTTCGAAGGCGAAAGCGACGACACGGAATTCTTCGACTGGCGGCGCCAGCATCACGTCCATATCGGCCATGACGTCTGGATCGGCCATGGCGCGGTCGTGCTGCCGGGCCGCAACATCGGCACCGGCGCGGTGGTCGCGGCCGGCGCCATCGTCACCAAGGACGTGCCGGCCTACACCATCGTTGCCGGCAATCCGGCGCGCATCGTGCGCCGCCGCTTTTCGGAAGACATCGCCGGGCGACTCGCCAGCCTCGCCTGGTGGGATTGGGATCACGACAAGTTGCGTGCAGCACTGCCCGATTTCCGCAAGCTCGGGATTGAAGATTTCCTCGCGACATATGAAGCACGAGGACGTTCTCTCAACAATTCTCTTGGCAGCAAATCAAGCGCGGTCGCGTGA
- a CDS encoding methyl-accepting chemotaxis protein produces the protein MAMFKKSVSSLLLTLMALLAAGALASTAIQMVGAFGRHSDSLETARLAAADKAIFHGVLALRNNRGDAQSAILGEDDPRAKLEAAEKAEQGGYDAIGAALATVDFARRDELAGTLKQGWSAAAPQFQLFYDEAKRPRAERKIERTNSWYDGVTKVIETANLASTAVSNRAWMNDPFIARMIQVRRFAWQVRDRYGIHCSSLRSNVNASKPLDDAQKRSVAQWDGTITSAWAGMAELLAAPDVAAELVTAATDAKAKTDGALKQIGDLTKNFDGSGKPAMPASEWNTLCQAPFASIVAVANKALDQSIARAETVQAKALTNLVVQSLAFLLALAVTLAGVYVVRNRLMRPVRAILDAIAKISARDYATPVPQSRYPDEFGTMAAALESLRESAATAERLGQERESQQALQLARSGTVDAACRSFDDTVQAVIHSVAASTKELDATATDVRSLVSESSSQTAAVSSSAEQATNNLETIAAATEELSASVGEISAQVQASAREAREAVSQAAQTNATVEILDQTAGRIGEVVKMINAIAGQTNLLALNATIEAARAGEAGRGFAVVAGEVKSLASQTATATEEISRQVAEIQGATGQAVTAIRAIGGAIGGIDEKMTAIAAAVEQQRAATTEISRNFQQAAQGTREVTDTIGSVARLNQETGNAGSVLSVSVTKMSADADRLRVAVEGFLGAVRTA, from the coding sequence ATGGCAATGTTTAAGAAATCGGTAAGTTCGCTTCTCCTGACGTTGATGGCCCTGCTGGCCGCGGGTGCGCTGGCCTCCACGGCGATCCAGATGGTCGGGGCGTTCGGCCGCCACAGCGACAGCCTCGAGACCGCGCGGCTTGCCGCCGCCGACAAGGCGATCTTCCATGGCGTGCTGGCGCTGCGCAACAATCGCGGCGATGCGCAGAGCGCGATCCTCGGTGAGGACGACCCTCGGGCAAAACTCGAGGCGGCGGAGAAGGCCGAGCAGGGCGGCTATGACGCCATCGGCGCCGCGCTTGCCACCGTTGACTTCGCCCGCCGCGACGAACTCGCTGGCACATTGAAGCAAGGCTGGAGCGCCGCCGCGCCGCAATTCCAGCTGTTCTACGACGAAGCCAAGCGTCCGCGCGCGGAGCGCAAGATCGAGCGCACCAATTCCTGGTACGATGGCGTCACCAAGGTGATCGAAACGGCCAATCTGGCCTCCACCGCGGTGTCGAACCGTGCCTGGATGAACGACCCCTTCATCGCCCGCATGATCCAGGTCCGGCGCTTCGCCTGGCAGGTGCGCGACCGTTATGGCATCCATTGTTCGTCGCTTCGCTCCAACGTCAACGCCAGCAAGCCGCTCGACGACGCTCAGAAGCGGTCAGTGGCGCAATGGGATGGCACCATCACCTCCGCGTGGGCGGGCATGGCCGAGTTGCTGGCTGCGCCGGACGTGGCGGCGGAGCTCGTGACGGCAGCGACGGACGCGAAGGCCAAGACCGACGGGGCCCTCAAGCAGATCGGGGACCTCACCAAGAATTTCGACGGCAGCGGCAAGCCAGCGATGCCCGCCTCGGAATGGAATACGTTGTGTCAGGCACCCTTCGCGTCCATTGTCGCGGTTGCGAACAAGGCGCTCGACCAGTCGATCGCGCGGGCGGAGACCGTGCAGGCCAAGGCGCTCACCAATCTCGTCGTGCAGTCGCTCGCGTTCCTGCTTGCGCTGGCCGTGACCCTGGCTGGCGTGTACGTGGTCCGCAACCGCCTCATGCGCCCCGTGCGTGCCATTCTGGACGCCATCGCCAAGATCAGCGCCCGCGACTACGCGACGCCCGTTCCGCAATCCAGGTATCCCGACGAGTTCGGCACCATGGCGGCCGCGCTCGAAAGCCTGCGCGAGAGCGCTGCGACCGCGGAACGCCTGGGCCAAGAGCGCGAATCGCAGCAGGCGCTCCAGCTCGCCCGCTCCGGCACCGTCGATGCGGCCTGCCGCAGTTTCGACGACACCGTGCAGGCCGTCATTCATAGCGTTGCGGCGTCGACCAAGGAGCTCGATGCCACCGCGACCGACGTGCGCTCGCTGGTTTCGGAATCGAGCAGCCAGACCGCGGCGGTCTCGTCCTCCGCCGAACAGGCCACCAACAATCTCGAGACTATCGCGGCCGCGACCGAAGAACTCTCGGCGTCCGTCGGCGAGATCTCCGCGCAGGTGCAGGCCAGCGCCCGCGAGGCTCGCGAAGCCGTGTCGCAGGCAGCGCAGACCAATGCGACGGTCGAGATCCTCGATCAGACCGCTGGCCGCATCGGCGAGGTCGTGAAGATGATCAACGCCATCGCGGGGCAGACCAATCTCCTGGCGTTGAATGCCACCATCGAGGCCGCGCGCGCGGGCGAGGCCGGCCGCGGCTTCGCCGTGGTCGCCGGCGAGGTCAAGAGCCTCGCCTCGCAGACGGCGACGGCGACGGAAGAGATCTCCCGCCAGGTCGCGGAGATCCAGGGCGCCACCGGCCAGGCGGTCACCGCCATCCGCGCGATCGGCGGTGCGATCGGCGGCATCGACGAGAAGATGACGGCGATCGCCGCCGCGGTCGAACAGCAGCGCGCGGCCACCACCGAAATCTCCCGCAACTTCCAGCAGGCCGCGCAGGGAACCCGCGAGGTCACCGACACCATCGGCAGCGTCGCCAGGCTGAACCAGGAAACGGGCAATGCCGGTTCGGTGCTGTCGGTGTCCGTGACGAAAATGTCCGCCGACGCCGATCGTCTCCGCGTGGCGGTCGAGGGCTTTTTGGGCGCGGTGAGGACCGCATAG
- a CDS encoding enoyl-CoA hydratase has protein sequence MTEHVRIQNDSGILTLTLARPDKKNALTDAMYGKLADAIEAAEHDPSARVILIRGEGDMFTAGNDVGEFAAVAAGKSEGSRNVVRFIQSLARCTRPLVAAVQGRAVGVGTTMLLHCDLVVLADNAQLSTPFVSLALVPEAASSLLMPARIGYARAYEMFALGETVPAKSALEWGLANRVVPLDRLDAEALTLAQRLARQPAGALTATKKLMRNGEALVAQMNAEGEQFGLRLRSAEAREAFTAFAERRPPDFTKVA, from the coding sequence ATGACCGAGCACGTCCGGATCCAGAACGACAGTGGAATTCTCACGCTCACGCTGGCGCGCCCCGACAAGAAGAATGCACTGACGGATGCGATGTACGGCAAGCTCGCCGACGCCATCGAAGCCGCCGAGCACGATCCGTCGGCACGCGTGATCCTGATCCGCGGCGAAGGCGACATGTTCACTGCCGGCAACGATGTCGGCGAATTCGCCGCAGTCGCGGCGGGCAAGTCGGAAGGCAGCCGCAACGTCGTGCGCTTCATCCAGTCGCTGGCGCGCTGCACCCGGCCCTTGGTCGCCGCGGTGCAGGGCCGCGCCGTCGGCGTCGGCACCACGATGCTGCTGCATTGCGACCTCGTCGTGCTTGCCGACAACGCGCAATTGTCGACGCCCTTCGTCAGCCTCGCGCTGGTGCCGGAAGCCGCCTCCAGCCTGCTGATGCCGGCGCGCATCGGCTACGCGCGGGCCTACGAGATGTTCGCGCTGGGCGAGACCGTGCCGGCCAAATCCGCGCTGGAATGGGGGCTCGCCAACCGCGTGGTGCCGCTCGACAGGCTCGATGCCGAGGCGCTCACGCTGGCGCAGCGTCTTGCCCGTCAGCCGGCCGGCGCGCTCACCGCCACCAAGAAGCTGATGCGCAATGGCGAGGCGCTGGTCGCGCAGATGAACGCCGAAGGCGAGCAGTTCGGACTGCGCCTGCGCTCCGCCGAAGCGCGCGAGGCCTTCACGGCGTTCGCAGAACGCCGCCCGCCGGATTTCACCAAGGTTGCGTGA
- a CDS encoding DUF1045 domain-containing protein: protein MTNFPRYAIYFAAGSDSALSRFGAELLGYDAYTGNELPFPADTSRLAPDWRDITADPRKYGFHGTLKAPMALAPGKTEAELLAACATFAGEARKIPVIRPIVDAISGFIAVIPAEPVGALQELAADCVRAFDGFRTALTADDRARRRPEKLSERQRDYLDRWGYPYVMEEFRFHMTLTGRLDAERRGPILQMLRARFAALRLETLVVDRIALFKQDDAGARFRIMDEWVLAR, encoded by the coding sequence ATGACAAATTTCCCCCGCTACGCGATCTATTTTGCCGCAGGCAGCGACAGCGCCCTCTCCCGCTTCGGCGCGGAGTTGCTCGGATACGATGCCTATACCGGCAACGAGCTGCCCTTTCCCGCCGATACCTCGCGTCTCGCGCCGGACTGGCGCGACATCACCGCAGATCCTCGCAAATACGGTTTTCACGGCACGCTGAAGGCGCCGATGGCGCTCGCGCCGGGCAAGACCGAAGCGGAGCTTTTGGCGGCCTGCGCGACCTTCGCCGGCGAGGCGCGGAAGATCCCGGTGATCCGCCCTATCGTCGATGCCATCAGCGGCTTCATCGCGGTCATTCCGGCTGAGCCGGTCGGTGCGCTTCAAGAGCTCGCCGCCGATTGCGTCCGCGCGTTCGACGGCTTTCGCACCGCCCTGACGGCGGATGATCGCGCGCGTCGCAGGCCCGAGAAGCTCAGCGAGCGGCAGCGCGACTATCTCGATCGCTGGGGCTACCCCTACGTGATGGAGGAATTCCGTTTCCACATGACGCTGACAGGGCGGCTGGACGCGGAGCGCCGCGGGCCAATTCTGCAGATGCTGCGCGCGCGGTTCGCAGCGCTCAGGCTGGAGACGCTGGTGGTCGATCGCATTGCGTTGTTCAAGCAGGATGATGCGGGGGCAAGGTTTCGTATTATGGACGAGTGGGTGCTGGCGAGATAG
- a CDS encoding MarR family winged helix-turn-helix transcriptional regulator, with the protein MRNKAAGAGHHRLIYLLSVAQRRVQRWMAAQPSSEVTPAQAGLLFILGKQDGVLMGEAGAALDLGPAGISGLVDRSAAVKLIERRADREDGRAWRVWLTPKGRAALGQAKANAAQVNAALTDGFTSAEIDIVARWLMSIQDKFPREPSRELSTELSKDPEE; encoded by the coding sequence ATGCGAAATAAAGCGGCGGGCGCGGGGCATCATCGGCTGATCTACCTGCTGAGCGTTGCGCAGCGGCGTGTGCAGCGCTGGATGGCGGCACAGCCTTCGAGCGAGGTCACGCCGGCGCAGGCAGGACTCCTGTTTATCCTCGGCAAGCAGGACGGCGTGCTGATGGGCGAGGCAGGTGCCGCACTCGATCTCGGGCCTGCCGGCATTTCCGGCCTCGTCGATCGCTCGGCAGCTGTAAAGCTGATCGAGCGGCGGGCCGATCGGGAGGATGGGCGCGCCTGGCGCGTCTGGCTGACGCCGAAGGGCCGTGCAGCGCTCGGACAGGCGAAGGCCAACGCGGCACAGGTCAACGCGGCGTTGACGGACGGGTTCACCAGTGCGGAGATCGATATCGTCGCGCGCTGGCTGATGAGCATTCAAGACAAGTTTCCAAGAGAACCTTCAAGAGAGCTTTCAACAGAGCTTTCGAAAGATCCAGAGGAATAG